The following are from one region of the Rosistilla carotiformis genome:
- a CDS encoding sulfite exporter TauE/SafE family protein has protein sequence MMEMLPLEELAAFAAVVCLGIFVQSATGFAGGLVIMPLMLWAGQGIPETQAALLVATTPQNAWGLWQYRQTVQLKEFAFPATLRMASLPVGIAVLSLIDGFPVQFIRQLIGAVVILCVMMLLIFRPTPREHLHIGWTWLAFLSSGFFQGCTGTGGPMMVLWVQAHDWSTKRTRAFLFTMYLVSMLPAWGLLYYWFGQRIINPSLTAMAIIPLLLVATWMGLHVGTWLGRHRLRRVTMCVLLVVGLVGLLSPLFSPARSPDNSASKNTTTSLSPPTR, from the coding sequence ATGATGGAAATGTTACCACTGGAAGAACTCGCCGCCTTTGCTGCCGTTGTCTGTCTGGGCATCTTCGTCCAATCGGCAACCGGTTTTGCTGGCGGGCTGGTCATCATGCCATTGATGTTATGGGCTGGCCAGGGGATCCCCGAAACGCAGGCGGCGCTGCTGGTTGCGACCACGCCACAAAACGCATGGGGCCTGTGGCAGTACCGCCAAACGGTGCAACTGAAAGAATTCGCCTTTCCGGCGACGCTTCGGATGGCATCGCTGCCGGTCGGGATCGCCGTCCTCTCGCTGATCGATGGCTTCCCGGTGCAATTCATCCGTCAATTGATCGGCGCGGTCGTCATTCTGTGCGTGATGATGCTGCTGATCTTCCGCCCCACGCCGCGCGAGCATCTGCACATCGGCTGGACCTGGCTCGCCTTCTTATCGTCGGGCTTCTTCCAAGGCTGCACCGGAACGGGCGGCCCGATGATGGTGCTGTGGGTGCAGGCGCACGACTGGAGCACCAAGCGGACGCGAGCGTTTCTGTTCACGATGTATCTGGTCTCGATGCTCCCCGCCTGGGGCCTGCTGTACTATTGGTTTGGCCAGCGGATCATCAACCCATCGCTGACGGCGATGGCGATCATCCCGCTGCTGCTGGTGGCAACTTGGATGGGGCTGCACGTTGGCACATGGCTGGGCCGGCACCGGTTGCGACGCGTGACGATGTGCGTGCTGTTGGTCGTCGGGCTGGTGGGGCTACTGTCACCGCTGTTCAGCCCGGCCCGCAGTCCAGATAATTCCGCTTCTAAGAACACCACCACGTCCCTCTCTCCACCCACTCGGTAA
- the rpsT gene encoding 30S ribosomal protein S20, translating to MPNSEGAKKRLRQSFVRRDRNKAVKTAMRTQIRKVREAVQAGDISAAEAEFRIAAKRLDRAGSKNIIHRNTAARTKSRLQHLIKTSKLQSA from the coding sequence ATGCCAAATTCCGAAGGTGCTAAAAAACGTCTCCGCCAGAGCTTTGTCCGTCGCGATCGCAACAAGGCGGTCAAGACTGCGATGCGCACCCAAATCCGCAAGGTTCGCGAAGCTGTACAAGCTGGCGACATTAGCGCTGCTGAAGCTGAGTTCCGCATTGCCGCGAAGCGTTTGGATCGTGCTGGATCGAAGAACATCATCCACCGCAACACTGCAGCCCGCACCAAGAGCCGCTTGCAACACTTGATCAAGACTTCGAAACTGCAATCGGCGTAG
- a CDS encoding ABC transporter permease has product MSDLTFQFPLAATTAYIDLAWWQVAIAASLILINAAVSLALRLDLGKRFLVASVRLTLQLILVGYVLQWIFTVNQPAAVLAIVALMTTIAGLSAVGRSELRYPGIYVTSLISVWASSWIVAAIAVVWVVQPDPWWRPQYLIPLVGMILGNALTGISLGLDRFLSELSRGRAVIDGALCLGATRWEAVRPTVRSAMRTGMIPIMNAMTVAGIVSLPGMMTGQLLSGVDPMSAVKYQIVIMFLIAATVAIGTLGSIMISYRRLTNDQHAIRWDRIEKNGKL; this is encoded by the coding sequence ATGTCCGATCTGACATTTCAATTCCCGCTGGCTGCGACAACCGCCTACATCGATCTGGCTTGGTGGCAGGTCGCGATCGCCGCCAGTCTGATCCTGATCAACGCCGCGGTCTCGTTGGCCCTGCGGTTGGACTTGGGCAAGCGGTTCCTCGTCGCTTCGGTCCGGCTGACGCTGCAATTGATCCTGGTCGGATACGTGCTGCAGTGGATCTTTACCGTCAACCAACCCGCGGCGGTGCTGGCGATCGTCGCCCTGATGACGACGATAGCGGGGCTGTCGGCTGTCGGGCGCAGCGAGCTGCGCTATCCCGGGATCTACGTCACCAGTCTGATCAGCGTCTGGGCCAGCAGCTGGATCGTGGCGGCGATCGCCGTCGTTTGGGTCGTCCAGCCCGATCCTTGGTGGCGGCCGCAGTATCTGATTCCGCTGGTCGGGATGATCTTGGGGAACGCGTTGACAGGGATCTCGCTGGGCTTGGATCGGTTCCTCAGCGAACTCAGTCGCGGAAGAGCGGTGATCGACGGAGCGCTCTGCCTGGGAGCGACCCGTTGGGAAGCGGTCCGCCCGACGGTTCGATCGGCGATGCGAACCGGGATGATTCCGATCATGAACGCGATGACTGTCGCGGGGATCGTCAGTCTGCCAGGGATGATGACTGGGCAATTGCTGTCGGGAGTCGATCCGATGTCGGCGGTCAAGTATCAAATCGTGATCATGTTCCTGATCGCCGCAACCGTCGCGATCGGCACGCTCGGTTCGATCATGATCAGCTACCGCCGCTTGACCAACGACCAGCACGCCATCCGCTGGGACCGAATCGAAAAAAACGGCAAGTTGTAA
- a CDS encoding DUF3299 domain-containing protein, with protein MSATADTVDYPYRALSKLAIASVSLFIVGLLGLVPLFEPMLSLAMIGAACGIFAVRSIKQFPEEYGGLMLAQTGIFLNVALMIGGIAEHTYIYLTEVPDGYQRVGFYELERTKGPDAPTEKAVEIDGEDIFLKGYIHPASGEGALKQFILVPDLGTCCFGGQPRSSSMIEVTLTGTKTVRYGRTKMKLAGQFELNKSLRTKKDIDNILFYRLRADYVKQ; from the coding sequence ATGTCTGCAACCGCAGACACCGTCGATTATCCCTATCGAGCCCTCAGCAAGCTGGCGATCGCCTCGGTCAGCTTGTTTATCGTTGGCCTGCTGGGCCTAGTGCCGCTGTTCGAGCCGATGCTTTCGCTGGCGATGATCGGTGCGGCCTGCGGAATCTTCGCAGTCCGTTCGATCAAGCAATTTCCTGAAGAATACGGCGGGCTAATGCTAGCTCAAACCGGAATCTTCCTGAACGTCGCCTTGATGATCGGCGGCATCGCCGAGCACACCTACATCTACCTAACCGAAGTCCCCGACGGCTATCAACGCGTTGGGTTCTACGAGCTGGAACGGACCAAAGGCCCCGACGCGCCGACCGAAAAAGCTGTTGAGATCGACGGCGAAGATATCTTTCTCAAAGGCTACATCCACCCCGCGTCGGGCGAAGGCGCTTTGAAACAGTTCATTTTGGTACCCGATCTGGGAACCTGCTGTTTCGGAGGCCAACCGAGATCCAGTAGTATGATAGAAGTCACGCTGACCGGCACGAAGACAGTTCGCTACGGGCGAACGAAGATGAAGCTGGCCGGGCAATTCGAGCTGAACAAATCGCTTCGCACGAAAAAGGACATCGACAACATTCTGTTCTATCGACTGCGAGCCGATTATGTGAAGCAATAA
- the cobA gene encoding uroporphyrinogen-III C-methyltransferase, with translation MPGHVYLIGAGPGDPQLITLRGVQCLKKADIVLYDGLVNPQLLAHAAADAELVCVGKHGQQRIWTQDEIQVELLRLAGEGRVVARLKGGDPAVFARGAEEAAALSQAGIPFEVVPGITAALAAGSFTGIPITHRHHASAVALVTGHQQDNDATDLDWNALAKFPGTLVIYMGVTTAHIWSKALIDGGKRADTPVAIVRRCTWSDQQIFRCTLAEVADRLSPANKIRPPALVIVGPVADLPDQLDWFQRRPLFGQRVLVTRPIGQADALGEAFKELGADPLYQPAVEIAPPADWADVDDSIARLADFDWIVFSSRNGVQFYLDRILELGRDMRLLGRCQIAAVGDRTAEALRQYGLLADLVPEDFEAASLAASLAPQTAGKQILSIRASRGRDVLRQQLVDAGASVRDVVAYQNRDVLQADAGIGQRMADGQIDWTTVTSSAIARSLAQMFGDSLHRTKLASLSPITTQTLQGLGFSVACEAKQYTMDGLVEAIRQADV, from the coding sequence ATGCCTGGACACGTATATTTGATCGGAGCCGGTCCCGGCGATCCTCAGTTGATTACGCTGCGGGGGGTCCAATGTCTGAAAAAAGCCGATATCGTCCTGTACGATGGGTTAGTCAATCCGCAACTGCTAGCTCACGCCGCCGCGGATGCCGAACTTGTTTGCGTCGGCAAACATGGTCAGCAGCGGATCTGGACTCAAGATGAAATCCAGGTCGAATTGCTCCGCTTGGCTGGCGAGGGGCGGGTCGTTGCCCGGCTTAAGGGGGGCGACCCCGCAGTCTTCGCGCGGGGGGCTGAAGAAGCCGCGGCGCTGTCGCAGGCAGGGATCCCGTTCGAAGTCGTTCCTGGAATCACTGCCGCCTTGGCCGCGGGAAGCTTTACTGGCATTCCGATCACCCATCGCCATCACGCCTCTGCAGTGGCGCTTGTAACGGGCCACCAGCAGGATAACGACGCCACCGATCTCGACTGGAACGCGCTGGCGAAGTTCCCCGGTACGTTGGTGATCTACATGGGGGTCACCACTGCCCACATCTGGTCCAAGGCTCTGATCGACGGCGGCAAGCGGGCCGATACGCCCGTTGCGATCGTCCGCCGCTGCACCTGGTCGGACCAACAGATCTTCCGCTGCACTTTGGCAGAGGTCGCCGATCGGCTGTCCCCAGCCAACAAGATCCGCCCGCCGGCGCTTGTGATTGTCGGCCCGGTTGCCGATCTGCCCGATCAGCTCGATTGGTTCCAGCGACGCCCGTTGTTCGGGCAACGCGTCTTGGTCACGCGTCCCATTGGGCAAGCCGATGCGTTGGGGGAGGCCTTCAAGGAATTGGGAGCCGATCCGCTATATCAACCCGCCGTCGAGATCGCGCCGCCAGCCGATTGGGCCGACGTCGACGACAGCATCGCCCGGCTTGCCGATTTCGACTGGATCGTCTTCAGTAGCCGCAATGGCGTCCAGTTTTACCTGGATCGGATCTTGGAACTCGGCCGCGACATGCGACTGCTGGGGCGTTGCCAGATCGCCGCGGTAGGCGATCGAACGGCGGAGGCCCTGCGGCAGTATGGCTTGCTGGCCGACCTGGTTCCCGAGGACTTCGAAGCTGCCTCGCTGGCGGCGTCGCTGGCGCCGCAGACCGCGGGGAAACAGATCCTTTCGATTCGAGCCAGCCGCGGCCGCGATGTTTTGCGGCAGCAGTTGGTCGATGCGGGGGCGAGCGTCCGCGACGTGGTCGCTTATCAGAATCGCGACGTGCTTCAGGCGGACGCAGGAATCGGCCAACGGATGGCCGATGGCCAGATCGATTGGACCACGGTCACCAGTAGCGCGATAGCGCGGTCGTTGGCGCAGATGTTTGGCGATTCTCTGCACCGGACCAAACTGGCCAGCCTGAGTCCGATCACGACCCAAACGCTGCAGGGGCTTGGTTTTTCGGTAGCTTGCGAGGCCAAGCAGTACACGATGGATGGCCTCGTCGAAGCGATTCGCCAGGCCGACGTTTAG
- a CDS encoding thiamine-phosphate kinase — protein sequence MEQSFLAWLRGRQRDLPQVAVGIGDDAAILDWPSSRQLVTSVDTIVDGVDFLLDKHSLASIGHKALAVNLSDMAAMAADPVAVLVAISLPNQQATQVAAGIYEGILATAAEFGVAISGGDITVYDGPLAISITIIGQAAPQKAWLRSGAEPDDAVLVSGSLGGSILQKHLAFTPRVRLAQQLRDSFTIHAAIDISDGLLLDLDRLCAASGCGIELQLDQIPISDDAKTLSLQDGGDPLEHALGDGEDYELILTCPAEQAADILAADLGTPLTQIGVLTSRTGLWSKLPNKLIRLSPRGFVHGG from the coding sequence ATGGAACAAAGTTTTTTAGCATGGTTGCGTGGACGCCAGCGTGACCTGCCGCAGGTTGCTGTCGGCATCGGCGATGATGCGGCAATCCTCGATTGGCCTTCTTCGCGACAGTTAGTGACCAGCGTCGACACGATTGTCGATGGAGTCGATTTCCTTCTGGACAAGCATTCACTGGCGTCGATTGGTCACAAGGCCTTGGCGGTGAATCTCAGCGACATGGCTGCGATGGCGGCCGATCCGGTTGCGGTGCTGGTGGCGATCTCGCTTCCCAATCAGCAGGCGACTCAGGTGGCTGCTGGGATCTACGAAGGCATCCTCGCGACGGCGGCGGAGTTTGGCGTGGCGATCAGTGGCGGCGACATCACCGTCTACGATGGTCCGTTGGCGATCTCGATTACGATCATCGGGCAGGCCGCGCCGCAGAAAGCCTGGCTTCGGAGTGGTGCGGAGCCCGACGATGCGGTCCTGGTGAGCGGTTCGCTGGGGGGCAGTATCCTGCAAAAGCATCTGGCATTCACTCCGCGAGTTCGGCTGGCACAGCAGCTGCGCGACAGTTTCACGATCCACGCGGCGATCGACATCAGCGATGGGCTGCTATTGGATCTGGACCGGCTGTGTGCTGCCAGCGGTTGCGGGATCGAGCTGCAATTGGATCAAATCCCTATTTCCGACGATGCGAAGACGCTATCGCTGCAGGATGGTGGCGATCCCTTGGAGCATGCCCTTGGCGATGGTGAGGACTATGAATTGATCCTCACCTGCCCCGCCGAACAAGCCGCGGACATTCTTGCCGCCGACTTGGGGACGCCGCTGACGCAGATCGGCGTGTTGACCAGTCGGACGGGCCTGTGGTCGAAGCTTCCTAATAAGTTGATCCGCTTGTCGCCTCGCGGTTTTGTCCATGGAGGCTGA
- a CDS encoding MBL fold metallo-hydrolase produces the protein MLPHKTLFPGVIELNFQAGEVLGCNVYLVHDQGEWTLIDIGYEETVDEFIELIRQLDFPLSKCKTLIATHADVDHIQGLAKAKQMLRTSVTSHPLAVEALQTGDKLTTFAEIKAQNIHLDMPPVEIEHQVNDGDTIRIGNLELEVWHTPGHTDSQLAFRLGDVLFSGDNIYRDGCVGAIDAHHGSNINDFIKSLERIRDSDVVWLMPSHGPFFRKDEKMLNATIDRLRGYLKMADFGTLANEWPLMDQWENEVADGTLPDGVGIENA, from the coding sequence ATGTTGCCCCACAAAACCCTGTTTCCGGGCGTTATCGAACTGAACTTCCAGGCGGGTGAAGTGCTCGGCTGCAACGTCTACCTAGTCCACGACCAGGGCGAATGGACGCTGATCGACATCGGTTACGAAGAGACCGTCGATGAGTTCATCGAACTGATTCGCCAACTCGACTTCCCGCTGTCGAAGTGCAAGACCTTGATCGCCACGCATGCCGATGTCGATCACATCCAAGGGCTTGCCAAAGCGAAACAGATGCTGCGGACATCCGTCACGTCGCATCCACTAGCTGTCGAAGCGTTGCAGACCGGCGATAAACTGACCACGTTTGCCGAGATCAAAGCTCAAAACATCCACTTGGACATGCCGCCGGTGGAGATCGAGCACCAGGTCAACGATGGCGACACGATCCGTATCGGCAACCTGGAACTGGAAGTCTGGCACACGCCCGGACACACCGACAGCCAGCTGGCGTTCCGATTGGGGGACGTGCTGTTCAGTGGCGACAACATCTATCGCGACGGCTGCGTCGGTGCGATCGACGCGCATCACGGCAGCAATATCAACGACTTCATCAAGTCGCTCGAACGGATCCGCGACAGCGACGTCGTCTGGCTGATGCCCAGCCACGGACCGTTCTTCCGCAAAGACGAAAAGATGCTTAACGCCACGATCGATCGCCTGCGCGGCTATCTGAAAATGGCCGACTTCGGCACCCTCGCCAACGAATGGCCGCTGATGGATCAATGGGAGAACGAAGTCGCCGACGGCACGCTCCCCGACGGCGTCGGGATCGAAAACGCGTAG
- a CDS encoding ABC transporter permease: MNQRVERFTDSLWPMLVALVLLIAGWSAAKYLCAVEDYFVPYPWTVVTAAVRIAPELAAATWLTARAAVCGFVLSTLVGSVIAILFAQFRLLRLGCFPYAVILQTVPIVAIAPLITYTRGPGFESVVLIAFIVSLFPIIANTTAGLTSVPRGLQELFRLNHATRWQQIWKLQTPHAVPNLITGMRTSAGLAVIGAIVGEFFAGNSSRGHGLGFMVPQKMDRLRADEAFAAVAMATLLGIAMFAAVSLLRSTALRRWSQ; encoded by the coding sequence ATGAACCAGCGGGTCGAACGGTTCACCGATTCGTTGTGGCCGATGCTGGTGGCGTTGGTGCTGTTGATCGCCGGTTGGTCGGCGGCGAAGTACCTGTGCGCCGTCGAGGATTACTTCGTTCCCTATCCTTGGACCGTCGTCACCGCCGCGGTTCGGATCGCTCCGGAGCTCGCTGCTGCAACATGGTTGACGGCCCGTGCGGCGGTCTGTGGTTTCGTTCTCAGCACGCTTGTCGGATCGGTGATCGCGATCCTGTTCGCCCAGTTCCGGCTGCTGCGGCTCGGCTGTTTTCCCTACGCCGTGATCTTGCAAACCGTCCCGATCGTGGCGATCGCGCCGCTGATCACCTACACCCGCGGACCCGGCTTTGAGAGCGTGGTGCTGATCGCGTTTATCGTCAGCCTGTTTCCGATCATCGCCAACACGACCGCCGGCCTGACAAGCGTCCCGCGCGGCCTGCAGGAACTGTTTCGCTTGAACCACGCCACGCGATGGCAACAGATTTGGAAGCTGCAGACACCGCACGCCGTCCCGAACCTGATCACCGGGATGCGGACATCGGCCGGACTGGCGGTGATCGGAGCGATCGTGGGAGAGTTTTTTGCCGGCAACAGCAGCCGCGGCCACGGGCTCGGATTTATGGTCCCTCAGAAAATGGACCGCTTGCGCGCCGATGAAGCCTTCGCCGCCGTGGCGATGGCGACGCTGTTAGGGATCGCCATGTTCGCCGCCGTCAGCCTATTGCGCAGCACCGCGCTGCGGCGATGGAGTCAATGA
- a CDS encoding TerC family protein, producing MIAADLHVEASGIFTVEALIALVALTLMEIVLGIDNIVFIAIKTSGLPEAQRPTARRLGLLAALVSRIVLLLCISWIVKMEAPLFHLSDLVPASLLPDSIASNEEADGISVRDGLLFFGGLFLLWTGVREIHDKIEHIDEHAQPSKASFGRAIATIAVMDIVFSIDSVITAVGMADQIWVMVAAVIIAVGVMIAFANQISDFVENHPTIKMLALSFLILIGVVLVTEAVGNPLAKGYVYFAMGFSLMVEFLNMRFRMKQVPSDQSP from the coding sequence ATGATTGCCGCGGACCTGCACGTTGAAGCAAGTGGAATTTTTACTGTCGAAGCCCTGATCGCGTTGGTTGCCCTGACGTTGATGGAAATCGTTCTGGGGATCGACAACATCGTTTTTATCGCGATCAAGACCAGCGGACTGCCGGAAGCACAGCGACCGACGGCACGGCGACTCGGATTGCTGGCGGCGTTGGTCAGCCGGATCGTGCTGCTGCTGTGCATCAGCTGGATTGTGAAAATGGAAGCCCCGCTGTTTCATCTTTCCGACTTGGTGCCGGCCAGCTTGCTACCCGATTCGATTGCGAGCAACGAAGAGGCCGATGGGATTTCGGTCCGCGACGGGCTCCTCTTTTTCGGCGGGCTGTTTTTGTTGTGGACCGGAGTTCGCGAGATCCACGACAAGATCGAACACATCGACGAACACGCCCAGCCCAGCAAAGCCAGTTTCGGCCGCGCGATCGCCACCATCGCAGTCATGGATATCGTCTTCTCCATCGATTCGGTGATCACCGCCGTCGGCATGGCGGATCAGATCTGGGTGATGGTCGCGGCAGTGATCATCGCTGTAGGCGTGATGATCGCGTTTGCCAATCAAATCAGCGACTTTGTCGAGAACCACCCCACGATCAAGATGCTGGCTCTGAGCTTCCTGATCCTGATCGGCGTCGTCCTGGTGACCGAAGCGGTCGGCAATCCGCTGGCCAAGGGATACGTCTACTTTGCAATGGGTTTCTCGTTGATGGTGGAGTTCCTGAACATGCGGTTTCGGATGAAGCAGGTTCCCAGCGACCAATCGCCATGA
- a CDS encoding DUF3299 domain-containing protein: protein MLSHSPASSTLRIAICWIFASTVVLPLTAAPIEKDEGKEAEAAATTTERPARGLRPDPSEAKPAAPPRRMPPKRKGEISFDTILFEMDKEADYDPSMVTPEIKALEGKEVTIRGFILPASVFQQVGIKQFVLVRDNQECCFGPGAALYDCIMVRMAGDNGASFSTRPVAVKGKFHLTEKYKYPDGKYLAIYEMEATKVE from the coding sequence ATGTTGTCCCACTCTCCCGCCTCCAGCACGCTGCGGATCGCGATCTGTTGGATCTTTGCATCGACAGTCGTCCTGCCCCTAACCGCCGCACCGATCGAAAAAGACGAAGGTAAAGAAGCAGAAGCCGCCGCGACGACGACCGAACGCCCCGCTCGCGGCCTGCGTCCCGATCCAAGCGAAGCCAAACCAGCGGCTCCGCCACGGCGGATGCCTCCCAAACGCAAGGGAGAGATCTCGTTCGACACGATCCTGTTCGAGATGGACAAGGAAGCCGACTACGACCCCAGCATGGTCACTCCCGAGATCAAAGCCCTCGAGGGGAAAGAGGTCACGATTCGCGGCTTCATCCTCCCCGCATCGGTCTTCCAACAGGTCGGTATCAAACAGTTTGTCCTCGTCCGCGACAACCAAGAATGCTGCTTTGGCCCCGGCGCAGCCCTCTACGACTGCATCATGGTCCGGATGGCTGGCGACAACGGCGCCAGCTTTTCGACGCGTCCGGTCGCTGTCAAAGGGAAGTTCCATCTGACCGAAAAGTACAAGTATCCCGACGGCAAATACTTGGCGATCTACGAGATGGAAGCGACAAAAGTCGAGTAG
- a CDS encoding ABC transporter ATP-binding protein: MIVADSLNLSIDGQSIIETLDLQIAAGEFVAIVGPSGCGKTSLLRMVADLQRPSGGSLKLSVADRDRPPIAYVFQDPTLLPWRTVLENIALPLELAGKSRREATASAAGVLSMVGLRDDDRNKLPAMLSGGMRMRVSLARAVVMQPQIMLFDEPFAALDDLLRSRLNEQILQLWRQQRWTGLFVTHNVSEAIFLSNRVLVMTDRPARIAEIVDVPFDHPREASLRSSIEFNRLTERLTQLLRGEAK, from the coding sequence ATGATTGTTGCCGATTCGCTGAATCTATCGATCGACGGGCAATCGATCATCGAAACGCTGGACCTTCAAATCGCAGCGGGCGAATTCGTCGCGATCGTTGGCCCCAGCGGTTGCGGCAAGACGTCGCTGCTGCGGATGGTCGCCGACCTGCAGCGTCCCAGCGGCGGCAGCTTGAAACTTTCCGTCGCCGATCGCGACCGCCCACCGATCGCCTACGTCTTTCAAGATCCCACGCTCCTCCCCTGGAGGACGGTCCTGGAAAACATCGCGCTGCCGTTGGAACTGGCGGGGAAATCTCGCCGCGAAGCGACCGCTTCCGCGGCGGGCGTGCTGTCGATGGTCGGTCTGCGCGACGACGATCGCAACAAATTGCCGGCGATGCTTTCGGGCGGAATGCGGATGCGAGTATCGCTGGCTCGAGCTGTCGTGATGCAGCCGCAGATCATGTTGTTCGATGAGCCCTTCGCGGCGCTCGACGATCTGTTGCGCAGCCGCTTGAACGAACAGATCCTTCAGTTGTGGCGGCAACAGCGTTGGACCGGATTGTTTGTCACCCATAACGTCAGCGAAGCGATCTTCTTGAGCAACCGCGTACTGGTGATGACCGATCGCCCGGCGCGGATCGCGGAGATCGTCGACGTTCCTTTCGATCACCCGCGCGAAGCTTCTTTGCGATCGTCGATCGAATTCAATCGATTGACCGAGCGTTTGACTCAGTTGTTGCGAGGAGAGGCCAAATGA